In Flavobacterium lacustre, a genomic segment contains:
- the folK gene encoding 2-amino-4-hydroxy-6-hydroxymethyldihydropteridine diphosphokinase — protein sequence MKSQHQVILSLGSNQGNRLENIESCLQLIHQEVGTVIRVSKLYETPSWGFESAAFYNCALVMHTFDAPHKVLSQILKAEKKLGRIRTDASGYQSRIIDIDLIAFDEEIIDSEKLQVPHPLMQNRNFVLLPFQDLNLDWKHPVFKKSISELLQISPDESVCKVVQDLKSPLQNIPLEKYNYIAFEGNIGAGKTTLTTKIAQDFNAKTVLERFADNPFLPKFYKDQNRYAFPLEMSFLADRYKQLSDDLAQFDLFKDFIVADYHIFKSLIFAKITLAEDESRLYRNLFDIIYREMQKPDLYIYLYQNTTRLLQNIKKRGRSYEQNISEDYLDKINTGYLDYIKSQTNLNVLIIDVSDRDFVKKQEDYLYILDEIQKKINQS from the coding sequence ATGAAATCACAGCATCAGGTTATTTTATCTTTAGGAAGCAATCAAGGCAATCGATTAGAAAATATCGAAAGTTGCTTGCAGCTCATTCACCAGGAAGTTGGCACAGTAATCAGAGTTTCAAAGTTATATGAAACGCCTTCTTGGGGTTTTGAGAGTGCCGCTTTTTATAATTGTGCTTTGGTCATGCATACTTTTGATGCGCCGCATAAAGTTTTGAGCCAAATTTTAAAGGCTGAAAAAAAGCTAGGCCGTATTCGGACAGATGCGTCGGGGTATCAATCCCGAATTATTGATATTGATTTAATTGCTTTTGATGAGGAAATTATTGATTCTGAAAAACTTCAGGTTCCACATCCTTTGATGCAAAACAGAAATTTTGTTTTACTTCCCTTTCAGGATTTAAATCTGGACTGGAAACATCCGGTTTTCAAGAAATCTATTTCAGAATTACTTCAAATTTCTCCTGACGAAAGTGTTTGTAAAGTCGTTCAGGATTTAAAAAGTCCTTTGCAAAATATACCTTTAGAAAAATATAATTATATCGCTTTTGAAGGGAATATTGGAGCTGGAAAAACGACTTTGACGACAAAAATCGCTCAAGATTTTAATGCCAAAACGGTTTTGGAACGCTTTGCTGATAACCCCTTTCTACCTAAATTTTATAAAGATCAAAACCGATATGCGTTTCCGCTTGAAATGTCTTTTCTGGCTGATCGATACAAACAATTATCGGATGATTTAGCTCAATTTGACTTGTTTAAGGATTTTATTGTAGCCGATTATCATATTTTTAAATCCTTAATTTTTGCCAAAATCACTTTGGCAGAAGATGAATCCCGATTGTATCGCAACTTATTTGACATTATTTATCGAGAAATGCAAAAACCGGATTTGTATATTTATTTATATCAAAACACAACGCGCTTGCTGCAAAACATCAAGAAAAGAGGCCGAAGCTATGAGCAGAATATCTCCGAAGATTATTTAGACAAAATCAATACGGGTTATCTGGATTATATCAAATCACAAACCAATTTGAATGTTTTGATTATTGATGTTTCAGACCGTGATTTTGTAAAAAAACAGGAGGACTATCTTTATATTTTAGATGAAATTCAGAAGAAAATTAATCAATCGTAA
- the sppA gene encoding signal peptide peptidase SppA, which translates to MKFLGNVLATIVGIFIFFMLFFFGILLIGAIFGGDSEGVEVKNNSVIELNLEHISNDYAGKYKDPWMDVFSERKKIGLTDIINAIETAKTDDDIKGISILNNNSEIGMAQSKSLRDALESFKKSGKFVMAYANFYTQKEYYLNSVANTIYLNPVGELDFKGLSTEVMFFKDFQDKSGIKLEVIRHGKYKSAVEPFLENKMSDANREQTTALLNSVWSSVITDISKSRNISLAKLNEIANGLLARTPEMAKAQKLVDVVAYEDVYHDAIRKALKVAKDEEYNTVSITDYTQKTVTTSINLDTSNEIAIIYAQGEIQSGEGDVNVIGEGSMRRSLQEARKNKDVKAIVLRIDSPGGNALTSDLIWREIELTKKVKPVVVSMGNYAASGGYYIACNANKIFAENNTITGSIGVFGILPNFTVIANRYGINTEQVRTHENASDYSPFVPLDEKFKAVTLESIEHIYKTFVVHVAEGRKMTFAQVDNIAQGRVWTGSDAIKIGLVDKIGGLEDAIHEAAAIAKIKTYSTQNYPEYEKNFNDFLANFPFAKSKESFIKEEIGAENYKLIQQLKQLQARKGVQALMPFEINIQ; encoded by the coding sequence ATGAAATTCTTAGGAAATGTATTAGCTACCATAGTGGGTATTTTTATCTTTTTTATGCTATTCTTTTTTGGAATACTACTCATTGGAGCTATTTTTGGAGGAGATTCTGAAGGCGTTGAAGTAAAAAACAACTCGGTAATTGAATTAAATTTAGAACACATCTCAAACGATTATGCGGGAAAATATAAAGATCCTTGGATGGATGTTTTTTCAGAAAGAAAAAAAATAGGCCTGACCGATATTATCAATGCCATTGAAACTGCAAAAACAGATGACGACATCAAAGGAATCTCAATCCTGAACAATAATTCCGAAATAGGAATGGCTCAAAGTAAATCACTTCGAGATGCTTTGGAAAGTTTCAAAAAATCCGGCAAATTCGTTATGGCTTATGCCAATTTTTATACTCAAAAAGAATATTATTTAAATTCTGTAGCCAATACTATTTACTTAAATCCGGTGGGAGAATTAGATTTCAAAGGCTTGTCTACCGAAGTAATGTTTTTCAAAGATTTTCAAGATAAATCAGGAATAAAACTCGAAGTAATCCGACATGGAAAATACAAAAGTGCCGTAGAGCCTTTCCTTGAAAACAAAATGAGTGATGCCAATAGAGAGCAAACTACCGCTTTATTAAATTCGGTTTGGAGTTCCGTTATTACAGATATTTCAAAAAGCAGAAACATCTCACTTGCTAAACTAAATGAAATTGCAAACGGTCTTTTGGCACGAACTCCAGAAATGGCCAAAGCGCAAAAATTAGTTGACGTTGTTGCTTATGAGGATGTTTACCATGACGCTATCCGAAAAGCATTAAAAGTAGCAAAAGACGAAGAGTACAATACCGTTTCTATTACAGATTACACTCAAAAAACAGTTACAACATCAATAAATCTGGACACTAGTAATGAAATTGCCATTATTTACGCCCAAGGAGAAATACAAAGTGGTGAAGGTGATGTCAACGTAATTGGCGAAGGTTCAATGCGTCGTTCTTTGCAAGAAGCCAGAAAAAATAAAGATGTAAAAGCAATCGTTCTAAGAATTGACAGTCCGGGAGGAAATGCTTTGACTTCCGACCTGATTTGGAGAGAAATTGAATTGACCAAAAAAGTAAAACCAGTAGTCGTTTCTATGGGAAATTATGCCGCTTCCGGAGGCTATTATATTGCTTGTAATGCTAATAAAATTTTTGCCGAAAACAACACCATCACAGGTTCAATTGGTGTTTTTGGGATATTACCCAACTTTACAGTAATTGCAAACCGATATGGAATCAATACGGAACAAGTACGAACACATGAAAATGCTTCAGATTATAGCCCATTTGTACCTTTGGATGAAAAATTCAAAGCCGTGACTTTAGAAAGTATCGAACACATTTACAAAACTTTTGTTGTGCATGTTGCCGAAGGACGCAAAATGACTTTCGCACAAGTTGATAACATTGCACAAGGAAGAGTTTGGACTGGTTCTGATGCCATAAAAATTGGTCTTGTCGATAAAATTGGAGGTTTAGAAGATGCCATTCATGAAGCAGCGGCTATTGCAAAAATAAAAACCTACAGCACTCAAAATTATCCTGAATACGAGAAGAATTTCAATGATTTCTTAGCTAATTTCCCTTTTGCAAAATCTAAAGAAAGTTTCATAAAAGAAGAAATTGGAGCAGAAAATTACAAATTGATACAACAGCTCAAACAACTTCAAGCGCGAAAAGGCGTTCAAGCTTTGATGCCTTTTGAAATTAATATTCAATAA
- a CDS encoding AsmA-like C-terminal region-containing protein, with amino-acid sequence MFKKVLKITGILIVLFAAALFAAPYFFKDQIKAKIATAINEKVDAKVSFADADLSLFKNFPNATVTLDQLVIINKAPFEGDTLVSLGELNLKMSIKELFKGKNEPMQIQGITSKNGFINILFNKDGLGNYDIALKDEKAEDNSKSKPLALKIQSYKIENFKFHYFDESSQIKMVIDSLNHEGTGDFTNSILDLDTKSNAKISLNMGKVNYMKNVALTLDAVLGIDLNKSKYTFKENKALINQLPLEFDGFIQMVDDGQLYDLKFKTPTSSFKNFLGLIPAAYSSSLDGVKTSGDFTVIGFAKGMLTDTTVPKFNIAIASNNGSFQYPNLPKSVQNIIIDTKIINETGVMNDTYVNLDQLSFQIDQDVFDAKANIKNISTNALVDAALKGTINLSNLSKAYPIQVDKPLSGILKADVRTEFDMQSVEKSQYQNINNAGTMSLSGFNYSDENGKTMNISKALVQFNPSQVNLKQFNATTGKSDISVTGILENFYGFIFRNQELKGNFNMSSNQIAVADFMTPTETTKTETTKKAEAMKIPAFLNCTLTAKANTVLYDNLVLKSVSGKLIVKDEKVTLENVKTSIFGGTIAVNGAVSTKEKTPTFDMNLGLNQVDIKESFTKLDLLKSIAPIAGIINGKLNSTIKLNGNLDAVELTPDLKSISGDLLGQLLSTTINSSNSTLLTALSSNVKFIDMSKVNLNDIKAAISFKDGKVNVKPFDIKYQDIKATIDGTHGFDQTMNYNLKFDVPAKYLAKEASALFSKINPADIEKLKNIPINANLTGNFGKPKISTDMKSAVTNLTMQVANQQKEKLVKQGSSALDKLLSNTKKTETDTTKTSTQKEDIKTKASNLLNGLFNKKKTP; translated from the coding sequence ATGTTTAAGAAAGTTTTAAAAATCACAGGAATTCTAATCGTATTATTTGCAGCAGCTTTATTTGCTGCTCCGTATTTTTTTAAGGATCAAATAAAAGCAAAAATTGCCACTGCTATTAATGAAAAAGTCGATGCAAAAGTGTCATTTGCTGATGCAGACTTAAGTTTGTTCAAAAATTTTCCGAACGCAACCGTAACTTTAGATCAATTAGTAATCATCAACAAAGCGCCTTTTGAAGGTGACACTTTGGTTTCTTTAGGCGAATTAAATTTAAAAATGTCTATCAAGGAATTGTTCAAAGGAAAAAATGAACCGATGCAAATTCAAGGCATAACCTCTAAAAACGGATTCATCAATATTCTTTTCAATAAAGACGGACTTGGCAATTATGATATTGCTTTAAAAGACGAAAAAGCAGAAGATAATTCTAAAAGTAAACCTTTAGCTTTAAAAATTCAATCGTATAAAATTGAAAATTTTAAGTTCCATTATTTTGACGAAAGCTCCCAAATAAAAATGGTCATTGATAGTTTGAATCACGAAGGAACAGGCGATTTTACCAATTCGATATTGGATTTAGACACCAAATCAAACGCGAAAATTTCGCTGAATATGGGAAAAGTAAATTACATGAAAAATGTAGCCCTGACACTGGATGCCGTTTTGGGTATTGATTTAAACAAAAGCAAATACACATTCAAAGAAAACAAAGCCCTGATCAATCAATTGCCTTTAGAATTCGACGGATTTATTCAAATGGTTGACGACGGACAGCTTTATGATTTAAAATTTAAAACGCCTACTTCTTCCTTTAAAAACTTTTTAGGATTGATTCCGGCTGCTTATTCATCAAGTTTAGATGGTGTAAAAACTTCGGGAGACTTTACTGTTATTGGCTTTGCCAAAGGAATGCTGACAGACACCACTGTTCCAAAATTTAACATTGCAATTGCTTCAAATAATGGTTCGTTTCAATATCCTAATTTACCAAAATCCGTTCAGAATATTATAATCGATACCAAAATAATCAACGAAACTGGTGTGATGAATGACACTTATGTTAATTTAGACCAGCTTTCTTTCCAAATAGATCAAGATGTTTTTGATGCAAAAGCCAATATAAAAAACATAAGTACAAATGCTTTGGTCGATGCCGCATTAAAAGGAACAATTAATTTATCAAACCTTTCTAAAGCCTATCCGATACAAGTAGACAAACCATTATCGGGAATTCTAAAAGCGGATGTAAGGACCGAATTTGACATGCAATCAGTAGAAAAAAGTCAATACCAAAACATCAATAATGCGGGAACTATGAGTTTATCGGGATTCAACTATTCGGATGAAAACGGTAAAACAATGAACATCAGCAAAGCATTAGTACAATTCAATCCGAGTCAGGTGAATTTGAAACAATTTAACGCCACGACCGGAAAAAGCGACATTAGCGTAACCGGAATTTTAGAAAATTTTTATGGTTTTATCTTTAGAAATCAAGAATTGAAAGGAAATTTCAACATGAGTTCAAACCAAATTGCCGTTGCTGATTTTATGACTCCTACAGAAACCACAAAAACAGAAACTACCAAAAAAGCAGAAGCCATGAAAATTCCGGCATTCCTGAATTGTACGCTGACTGCAAAAGCCAACACGGTTTTGTATGATAATTTAGTCTTGAAATCCGTTTCGGGAAAACTGATTGTGAAAGATGAAAAAGTAACTTTAGAAAACGTAAAAACATCTATTTTTGGTGGAACAATTGCAGTAAATGGCGCTGTTTCCACCAAGGAAAAAACGCCTACTTTCGACATGAATTTAGGGTTAAACCAAGTGGACATCAAAGAAAGTTTTACCAAATTAGACCTGCTAAAAAGTATTGCACCAATAGCAGGAATTATCAACGGAAAACTAAATTCTACGATAAAACTTAACGGAAATCTGGATGCTGTTGAACTAACACCTGATTTAAAATCAATTTCGGGAGATTTATTAGGCCAACTGCTTTCGACTACAATAAATTCGAGTAACTCAACTTTACTGACGGCTTTGAGTTCTAATGTGAAATTTATTGATATGAGTAAAGTGAACTTAAATGACATTAAAGCAGCAATTTCATTCAAAGACGGAAAGGTAAATGTAAAACCTTTTGATATTAAATACCAAGATATTAAGGCCACTATTGACGGAACTCATGGCTTTGACCAAACGATGAATTACAACCTAAAATTTGATGTTCCTGCAAAATATCTTGCGAAAGAAGCCAGTGCTTTATTTTCGAAAATAAATCCTGCCGATATAGAAAAATTAAAAAACATACCGATAAATGCGAACTTAACGGGGAATTTTGGAAAACCAAAAATAAGTACGGATATGAAAAGCGCCGTAACGAACCTGACGATGCAAGTTGCAAATCAGCAAAAAGAAAAATTAGTCAAACAAGGAAGTTCTGCTTTAGACAAATTATTGAGTAACACCAAAAAAACAGAAACCGATACCACAAAAACGAGTACTCAAAAAGAAGATATCAAAACTAAAGCAAGCAATTTATTGAATGGTTTGTTTAACAAGAAGAAAACACCATAA
- a CDS encoding DUF2797 domain-containing protein produces the protein MIYEGVLTKMQTEFGNPIQYYLVFENSFLNVNQLLNKNIEINFVGYQCLNCGKKKKIFRQGFCYDCFYSSPAVGDWIMKPELSTAHLGIQDRDLVYEEKVQLQPHIVYLALSSEVKVGVTRKTQVPTRWIDQGAEKAISIVEVPNRYLAGITEVALKSHYADKTNWRKMLTNNFESVDLIAERLKVENLIPTEVQEYFYLQKNDLYEMHYPVLEYPTKVNSLSLEKSPNFKGKLTGIKGQYLIFEDGTVFNIRSSEGLIVQLIL, from the coding sequence ATGATATACGAAGGCGTACTCACCAAAATGCAAACCGAATTTGGAAATCCAATTCAATATTATTTGGTTTTTGAAAACAGTTTTTTGAACGTAAATCAACTCCTAAATAAAAACATTGAAATTAATTTTGTGGGCTATCAATGTTTGAATTGTGGGAAAAAGAAAAAAATATTCCGTCAGGGTTTTTGTTACGATTGTTTTTATTCGAGCCCGGCTGTTGGCGATTGGATTATGAAACCTGAATTGAGTACCGCTCATTTGGGAATTCAAGATCGGGATTTGGTTTACGAAGAAAAAGTACAATTACAACCTCATATTGTTTATCTGGCTTTGTCGAGTGAAGTAAAAGTGGGTGTGACCAGAAAGACACAAGTACCCACGCGCTGGATTGATCAAGGTGCCGAAAAAGCGATTTCAATTGTAGAGGTTCCTAATCGTTACCTGGCTGGAATTACGGAGGTTGCGCTAAAAAGTCATTATGCGGATAAAACCAATTGGCGTAAAATGCTGACGAACAATTTTGAGTCCGTAGATTTAATTGCTGAAAGACTAAAAGTCGAAAATCTGATTCCAACTGAAGTTCAGGAATATTTCTATTTGCAAAAAAATGATTTGTATGAAATGCATTATCCGGTTCTGGAATATCCAACAAAAGTGAACAGTTTGAGTTTAGAAAAATCACCAAATTTCAAAGGAAAATTGACGGGAATAAAAGGACAATATTTAATTTTTGAAGACGGAACGGTTTTTAATATCCGCAGTTCCGAAGGGCTTATCGTGCAATTGATTTTGTAA